A region of Anguilla rostrata isolate EN2019 chromosome 10, ASM1855537v3, whole genome shotgun sequence DNA encodes the following proteins:
- the LOC135233660 gene encoding multimerin-1-like, with the protein MTWMWLTYLYFLYFSHKSLGMITYNRTAGQLENHTISPNLTVNNSEENSQEAQQRNLTASRDELQTTKSTASVARILYVTNNTAGFSKNNQIAGRRNSSTPVIQSQRIRSGFGLNEKAHKPPGLTFSSRSATKPSFETSRGKSWCAYVHTRLTPTVVMDSASSYVPIVTDPCYWSREGCQRRYQMMSSPTYKIKHKIMTSLEWRCCPGYVGPQCQPKDSSPQIQQPARRAEVHSDSRTSEVPAPEGSEQATEPAIKPKMDNEVMNQASKLTSLLNKVNDISTDMDNMKKVLSSLEEKLNEEKGDDLPSILRALKTKAIQEFFRDIVQKEIKPFQSMIQESISNIIKNQLSVSEDIEATKVSLKQFNKTVITLAASQSPMKASNTHMGNDIQNLKDQVSSLQEDISVIQTNITTELKDEYSFQKDNVALEGEPVYGSAIPDRKGNENSTLSEQVSLLGDAVRKQALLTLQLQQDLHEQGLAVWNLSNAAGLQSRPVGETSDTLVERCKQDLRQQMQEIKDSIRTVNQTLCDKVNPMDDMMNAIEEKISHVSYDLEELRPIKDNNGFAGVFNEEKQTAELSAMKGQLESLATTINILNISITGLEKAQEELSNQTKAKEDEVDKKLRGCQDGIEDALNDTMTIINKAIDAVKDNHYILENNLDNTNRQLNEIYDDVTKKINNSNLIPYIDFLNSTVLILQQKMERFDDLSLFDRLSDSMNQTNEMNKPENLTHLSQQLTEALSKLEDHQTTIEHLQGSHANYSSNFREHRMHLQRMESRINSLNYNSTPTIKPKKKLPAEMGLAWKYKYLNNRVEDLAIIMFNLTTEVLWLKESDQNVRNLYQNVSILLDRQAHIPQIFEEHINFTHLQKGLNELLKQEGQDLCESVPMNPTAYLNCVLASMFKDISVLQRHAEDLDERLEATATLNASSAVSGRSQRNTDNIVNQVESQGCAHYPCQNGGTCIDAQHGYVCACRSPFGGTNCTVKLSDSAASPDFSKGSYRYAPMVTFFVAHTYTMSAPGPIRFNNLYVNYGVSYAPGTGKFSIPYLGVYVFKYTIEYTSSAVSGYLVVDDVDKLAFRSQDSRGQDSGSRVITGDAVLELNFGQQVWLRLDTGSIPARYPPVTTFGGYLLYRT; encoded by the exons ATGACATGGATGTGGCTAACGTATCTGTACTTTTTATACTTCAGCCACAAAAGTCTTGGGATGATTACATACAACAGAACAGCAGGACAGCTGGAAAATCACACCATTTCTCCAAATCTTACCGTTAACAACTCAGAAGAAAATAGTCAAGAGGCACAGCAAAGGAACCTGACAGCTTCGAGAGATGAACTTCAAACAACAAAATCAACAGCTTCAGTGGCAAGAATTCTATATGTAACAAACAATACAGCTGGTTTTTCAAAGAACAACCAGATTGCAGGGAGAAGAAACTCCTCCACTCCAGTGATACAAAGCCAAAGGATTCGGAGTGGATTTGGACTGAATGAGAAAGCACATAAACCACCAGGACTAACATTCAGCAGCAGAAGTGCCACCAAACCTAGTTTTGAGACTTCCAGGGGCAA AAGCTGGTGTGCGTACGTGCACACTCGCCTCACGCCAACAGTAGTGATGGACTCAGCTTCCTCCTACGTGCCCATCGTCACCGATCCGTGCTACTGGAGCCGAGAAGGGTGTCAGAGAAG GTACCAGATGATGAGCAGTCCGACTTACAAAATTAAACACAAGATTATGACCTCGCTGGAGTGGCGGTGCTGTCCAGGATACGTGGGCCCCCAGTGCCAGCCGAAAG ACTCCTCCCCTCAGATCCAGCAGCCAGCCCGCAGAGCTGAAGTCCATTCAGACAGCAGAACCTCAGAGGTACCAGCACCAGAGGGATCGGAACAGGCCACTGAGCCCG CCATAAAGCCAAAAATGGACAATGAAGTCATGAATCAGGCAAGCAAACTCACCTCTTTGTTGAACAAGGTGAATGACATAAGCACAGACATGGACAACATGAAGAAGGTGCTCTCCTCCTTAGAGGAGAAACTGAACGAGGAGAAGGGAGATGATCTTCCATCTATCCTGAGAG CTCTGAAGACCAAAGCAATCCAAGAATTTTTCAGAGACATTGTCCAAAAAGAAATCAAACCATTTCAGAGTATGATACAAGAAAGCATTTCTAACATTATCAAAAACCAGTTGAGCGTATCAGAGGACATTGAGGCCACAAAAGTCAGTCTGAAGCAGTTCAATAAGACAGTGATCACTTTGGCAGCATCTCAAAGCCCAATGAAGGCAAGTAACACACACATGGGGAATGATATCCAAAATCTGAAGGATCAAGTATCTTCTTTACAAGAAGATATTTCTGTCATTCAGACCAATATAACAACTGAACTGAAAGATGAATATAGTTTCCAGAAGGATAACGTTGCCCTTGAAGGAGAGCCTGTTTATGGATCCGCCATCCCTGACCGCAAAGGAAATGAGAACTCTACCCTCTCAGAGCAGGTGTCTCTCCTGGGTGATGCAGTCAGGAAGCAAGCCCTGCTcactctgcagctgcagcaggacctGCATGAGCAGGGGCTGGCTGTATGGAACCTCTCTAACGCCGCTGGTCTGCAGAGTCGCCCGGTGGGAGAAACGTCTGATACTCTGGTTGAGCGGTGCAAGCAGGACCTCCGGCAGCAGATGCAGGAGATCAAGGACAGCATCAGGACGGTGAACCAGACGCTGTGTGATAAAGTCAATCCCATGGACGACATGATGAACGCCATCGAGGAGAAGATCAGCCATGTATCCTATGACCTGGAGGAGCTCAGGCCAATTAAAGACAATAATGGCTTTGCTGGTGTATTTAATGAGGAGAAACAAACAGCTGAGCTTTCTGCTATGAAGGGCCAGCTTGAAAGTCTTGCTACTACCATCAACATTCTGAATATAAGCATTACTGGCCTTGAGAAGGCTCAGGAGGAACTGAGCAACCAGACGAAGGCAAAAGAAGATGAGGTGGATAAGAAGTTGAGAGGATGTCAGGATGGGATTGAGGATGCCCTCAATGACACTATGACCATCATCAACAAAGCAATAGACGCTGTTAAAGACAACCActacattttggaaaataacCTTGATAACACAAACCGACAGCTCAATGAGATatatgatgatgtcactaaaaaaataaataattccaatCTCATACCTTACATTGACTTTCTGAATTCTACTGTCCTTATCCTGCAACAAAAAATGGAGAGATTTGATGATTTAAGTTTGTTTGACAGACTTTCAGACTCTATGAATCAGACTAATGAAATGAACAAGCCTGAAAATCTCACCCACCTTTCCCAGCAGCTGACAGAAGCACTTTCCAAACTTGAAGACCACCAGACAACCATTGAACATTTGCAGGGGTCACACGCAAATTATTCCAGCAATTTTAGAGAGCATAGAATGCACCTCCAACGCATGGAGTCCAGAATAAATTCTCTGAACTACAATTCCACCCCTACAATTAAACCAAAGAAGAAGTTACCAGCTGAAATGGGGCTAGCCTGGAAATACAAGTATCTAAACAATAGAGTAGAAGACCTCGCCATTATAATGTTCAACCTGACTACAGAAGTTTTATGGTTGAAAGAAAGCGACCAGAATGTGAGGAACTTGTACCAAAATGTGTCAATATTACTGGATCGACAAGCTCACATTCCTCAGATTTTTGAAGAACACATTAACTTCACCCACCTCCAAAAGGGACTGAATGAACTCTTAAAACAGGAAGGCCAGGATTTGTGTGAATCAGTGCCGATGAATCCCACAGCATACTTAAACTGTGTTCTGGCCAGCATGTTCAAAGACATCTCTGTGCTTCAAAGGCATGCCGAGGATCTGGACGAAAGACTTGAGGCCACAGCCACACTGAATGCCTCCTCAGCCGTATCTGGGAGGAGTCAGAGGAACACTGATAATATTGTTAACCAAG TGGAATCTCAGGGCTGTGCTCATTACCCCTGCCAGAATGGCGGCACCTGCATCGATGCACAGCACGGCTACGTGTGTGCCTGTCGCTCTCCGTTTGGAGGCACTAACTGCACCGTAAAGCTGTCTGACAGCGCTGCTTCCCCCG atttttccaaAGGCTCCTACCGGTATGCTCCCATGGTTACCTTTTTCGTGGCACACACTTATACCATGAGTGCTCCTGGGCCAATTCGCTTCAACAACCTGTATGTGAACTACGGGGTGTCTTATGCTCCGGGGACTGGAAAGTTCTCCATACCCTACCTGGGAGTTTACGTGTTCAAGTACACCATTGAGTACACCAGCTCCGCTGTCTCTGGGTACCTGGTGGTAGATGATGTCGACAAGCTAGCCTTCCGGTCTCAAGACTCCAGGGGCCAGGACAGTGGCAGCAGGGTCATCACGGGAGATGCTGTACTGGAGCTTAATTTTGGACAGCAGGTTTGGTTAAGACTGGACACCGGATCCATTCCTGCCAGATACCCCCCCGTCACAACGTTTGGAGGCTACCTTCTCTATCGCACCTAG